Proteins from a single region of Malassezia restricta chromosome IV, complete sequence:
- a CDS encoding SH3 domain protein, translating into MRPASDPAPSSEASVPLDGEIYEDDMIDPEFITYHGEESFDYGVNDGDMPDDAMYDEDEYDDEYEEELSSSPSIPDEDINFDLVYTLHTFIATVEGQATVQKGDHLVLLDDSNSYWWLVRVLVSQEVGYIPAENIETPYERLARLNKHRNVEIATARGQDNELPPNHVASGELIKSRTFGGINKHSGKVSALSRRGLRDTTVEQVDKAPAKKMGVLFGETEYLEHSDLDHFDEEYMGEGEDDYVYDDEPEPDEDKQVDNLEQELSEPRQQEHLQNTPEVLSERHSTEEKTSPTSEESNTHGESRSKRPNSLLEFPGTEMAYNVTRVFAGENIESDCTFKTVLLNELTTSTELVHQALQRFQLQDNVQDYAIVLHHLDGEEQILPPYEHPLQMMQMLSNISSMEPLEVPSKHDSAGSLASLLDTSSSRCMYDYSNDRFGKLYLVRRIPLHKPVSALTMPSTTSSQDKQLRFTIQLVLYDTDLPDNMFFHPTTGNPTRGTKPLIQELPGEQRRFMRLAKNATVAEVIEAGIEAFQLPDAVVDGGDDIEDRTRFSRPRCKYVLHIQSASHNEQPLHPASKVLAAYDTLPLLQFVDTDVKRKSLDFTVAPGVMDDILSTDPLFVLRIAREKRKEEGVVPLGTPRGWQPSVLNRSPPSPSWSVSMSSSRERDNYEALPRHMTWSNRPMVQHSTRLANPLLSPAGSMREIQELPKPPPSSADDSWVQKDRDVSQDGGLYSSAPEPFAPLPSSSVQNEVDTMLSRLALDPALDPSKRALTSPIKMSPLNIPPPNSSLHRTSSIRSVSANDMTPEPRGMAHMPRRVGDRVLSDSTVATGTDRQGREKYNFHALYGIVDALVLEKTLATETHTLEPDASSHNGLHRTSLIMAKLLEETPSEKIWTKWNGLFALPWPSLASAPSTSTEKVREHFMPLMKQITELENDLDDTLRSVLAYRDA; encoded by the coding sequence ATGCGCCCTGCATCGGATCCGGCGCCTTCATCTGAAGCCAGTGTGCCACTAGATGGGGAAATATACGAGGATGATATGATTGACCCAGAGTTCATCACGTACCATGGCGAAGAGTCTTTTGATTATGGCGTGAATGACGGAGACATGCCAGACGATGCCATGTACGATGAAGATGAATATGACGATGAGTACGAAGAGGAACTTTCATCTAGTCCGTCTATTCCTGATGAAGATATCAACTTCGACCTGGTTTACACCTTGCATACATTTATTGCTACAGTGGAAGGACAAGCTACGGTACAGAAAGGTGATCACCTTGTGCTTTTAGACGACAGTAACAGTTACTGGTGGCTGGTTCGCGTTCTCGTATCGCAAGAAGTTGGATATATTCCTGCAGAAAATATCGAAACACCATATGAGCGTTTGGCCCGGCTCAACAAACATCGAAATGTGGAAATCGCTACGGCCAGGGGCCAAGATAATGAGCTGCCGCCCAACCATGTTGCATCCGGAGAACTTATCAAGTCTCGTACTTTCGGCGGCATAAATAAGCACTCAGGGAAAGTATCTGCTCTCTCACGACGAGGCTTGCGGGATACAACGGTGGAACAAGTCGACAAGGCACCTGCCAAAAAGATGGGTGTTTTGTTTGGTGAGACCGAATACCTTGAACACAGCGACCTAGATCACTTTGATGAGGAGTATATGGGCGAAGGCGAGGACGACTACGTGTATGATGATGAACCTGAGCCGGATGAAGACAAACAAGTCGATAACCTGGAACAAGAGCTATCAGAGCCGCGTCAACAAGAGCATTTGCAGAATACACCGGAAGTGCTCAGTGAGCGTCATTCTACGGAAGAAAAGACATCGCCTACGTCCGAAGAATCTAACACGCATGGAGAATCGAGGTCAAAGCGACCTAACAGTCTCCTTGAATTCCCAGGTACAGAGATGGCTTACAATGTGACGCGTGTATTTGCCGGCGAGAATATTGAGTCAGACTGCACGTTCAAGACAGTTCTTCTGAATGAGCTCACAACATCAACAGAATTAGTACATCAAGCATTACAGCGTTTCCAACTTCAAGATAATGTGCAGGACTACGCAATTGTACTGCATCATTTGGATGGAGAAGAACAGATTCTCCCACCATATGAGCACCCGCTTCAAATGATGCAAATGTTGTCGAATATATCATCAATGGAGCCACTAGAGGTGCCATCAAAGCATGACAGTGCAGGATCACTGGCCTCCCTACTAGATACATCATCAAGTCGATGCATGTATGATTACAGCAATGATCGATTCGGTAAATTGTATCTTGTGCGGCGCATTCCGCTGCACAAGCCTGTCAGTGCACTGACTATGCCATCAACTACATCGTCTCAAGACAAACAGCTTCGTTTTACGATTCAGCTTGTTTTATACGATACTGACTTACCTGATAATATGTTTTTCCATCCTACTACCGGAAACCCTACACGCGGAACAAAGCCCCTGATCCAGGAGCTTCCTGGAGAGCAGAGGCGCTTTATGCGCTTAGCCAAGAATGCCACTGTCGCAGAAGTCATCGAGGCGGGCATTGAAGCATTCCAACTGCCTGACGCAGTTGTGGATGGTGGCGATGACATCGAAGATCGCACACGATTCAGTCGACCAAGATGCAAGTACGTGCTTCACATCCAATCGGCATCCCATAACGAGCAACCGCTGCATCCGGCATCAAAGGTGCTTGCCGCCTATGATACGCTTCCTCTACTTCAATTTGTCGACACTGATGTAAAGCGTAAGAGTTTGGACTTCACTGTTGCTCCAGGAGTAATGGACGACATTTTGAGCACAGATCCCCTGTTTGTGTTGCGCATTGCTCGAGAAAAGCGCAAGGAAGAGGGTGTTGTACCCTTAGGGACACCGCGTGGCTGGCAGCCTAGTGTACTTAATAGGTCACCGCCCTCTCCGTCCTGGTCGGTATCTATGTCGTCGAGTCGGGAGCGGGACAACTATGAAGCCCTACCTAGGCATATGACTTGGTCAAACAGACCAATGGTTCAACATTCGACACGACTCGCGAATCCTCTACTCTCTCCGGCAGGCTCCATGCGTGAAATACAGGAATTACCAAAGCCACCGCCATCCTCAGCTGATGATTCTTGGGTCCAGAAAGATCGTGACGTAAGTCAAGATGGTGGGTTGTACAGTAGTGCACCAGAACCATTCGCGCCCCTGCCATCCTCGTCTGTGCAAAACGAGGTTGATACCATGCTGAGCCGCCTTGCTCTCGATCCAGCACTTGATCCATCAAAGCGAGCATTAACGTCGCCTATCAAGATGAGCCCTCTTAATATACCGCCACCTAATTCATCATTACATCGTACGTCTTCAATACGAAGTGTATCTGCCAATGATATGACGCCTGAACCTCGCGGCATGGCTCATATGCCGCGTCGCGTCGGTGATCGCGTCTTGTCTGACTCGACAGTTGCCACAGGCACTGATCGACAAGGTCGTGAGAAGTACAATTTCCATGCGTTGTacggcatcgtcgatgcTTTGGTCCTCGAAAAGACGCTCGCGACAGAAACACATACTCTGGAACCAGACGCGTCGTCTCATAATGGCTTGCATCGAACTTCGTTGATCATGGCCAAGCTTTTAGAAGAAACGCCATCCGAGAAGATATGGACTAAGTGGAATGGTTTGTTTGCGCTGCCTTGGCCATCTTTGGCATCAGCACCCAGCACATCCACTGAAAAAGTGCGCGAACACTTTATGCCACTCATGAAGCAGATTACCGAGTTGGAAAATGACCTCGACGATACATTACGCAGCGTGCTGGCGTATCGAGATGCCTGA
- a CDS encoding 4-aminobutyrate aminotransferase produces the protein MSQAAKFGAQHITRGIGRMSQHVFTEARGTYLFTDQGKRLLDMTSGIGVVNLGHCHPAVTHAAQEQCAKVTHAQVNLGYSSAQIDLLKALLPIMPQPSLDSFFLWNSGSEAVEAAVKVARAYTKRQNIIVAKGSYHGRTNATAAMTRSKMSYSEGVGPYMPGIFTMEFPYYSQLFKPVQTSTDELVDISLKRLELLFKQETSPRDTAAIILETVLGEGGYVPAPTAFLEGVRAICDKHGILLIVDEIQAGFGRTGKMFAIEHSGVRPDLMTFAKGFANGYPISCLVGNKGVMDVMSPGTLGGTYAGNAVACAAARATIETFQNERILENVAERSKQLFSGLDAIRQTSFGKVIEDIRGMGLMVGVQFASGPGEPIAQRLSKACLERDMLIMSTSSFDVIRWIPPLTVSEQELSDALAIFSDALEEVVSK, from the exons ATGAGTCAAGCTGCCAAGTTTGGAGCCCAGCACATCACTCGCGGCATCGGCCGCATGTCACAGCATGTATTCACTGAAGCTCGTGGTACATATCTCTTCACAGACCAGGGCAAACGTCTTCTGGATATGACTTC TGGTATTGGCGTTGTGAATTTGGGCCATTGCCATCCAGCTGTGACgcatgctgctcaagaACAGTGTGCTAAAGTCACACATGCTCAAGTAAATCTCGGCTACAGTTCTGCGCAGATTGATCTCTTGAAAGCGCTCCTTCCTATCATGCCACAACCGTCGCTCGATTCCTTCTTTTTGTGGAACTCGGGATCGGAGGCTGTAGAGGCAGCTGTGAAAGTTGCACGGGCATACACGAAGCGTCAGAACATCATCGTTGCGAAGGGCTCATATCATGGTCGCACGAATGCTACGGCCGCCATGACGCGCAGTAAAATGTCGTACAGTGAAGGCGTAGGTCCGTATATGCCTGGCATTTTTACGATGGAATTCCCGTACTACTCGCAACTGTTCAAGCCTGTTCAGACATCTACAGATGAACTTGTTGATATTTCTCTGAAACGTCTTGAGCTCCTTTTTAAGCAAGAAACATCACCTCGCGATACAGCTGCTATTATTCTGGAGACTGTGCTGGGTGAAGGCGGATATGTTCCTGCTCCCACAGCATTTTTGGAAGGTGTTCGTGCCATTTGTGACAAGCATGGCATCCTTCTTATTGTGGATGAGATCCAGGCAGGTTTTGGCCGCACAGGTAAAATGTTTGCTATTGAACACTCTGGTGTACGTCCAGACCTTATGACATTCGCGAAGGGCTTTGCCAATGGCTACCCCATTAGCTGTCTGGTCGGTAATAAAGGGGTCATGGATGTCATGTCACCGGGCACACTCGGTGGCACATACGCTGGCAATGCAGTAGCTTGTGCCGCCGCACGGGCCACTATTGAAACATTTCAGAATGAGCGCATTCTTGAGAATGTGGCCGAAAGGAGCAAACAACTTTTTAGTGGTCTCGATGCCATTCGCCAAACATCCTTTGGTAAGGTGATCGAGGACATCCGCGGCATGGGTCTTATGGTGGGTGTGCAATTTGCGTCGGGTCCGGGTGAACCGATTGCCCAAAGACTATCTAAGGCTTGTCTAGAGCGCGACATGCTTATCATGAGCACAAGTTCATTTGACGTCATACGCTGGATCCCGCCACTTACTGTTTCGGAACAGGAGCTTTCTGATGCCCTCGCCATCTTTAGCGATGCACTGGAAGAAGTCGTTTCTAAATAG
- a CDS encoding FH domain protein → MTVARDLHQHEHDQSPLTRTDVHMSLGADEHVGSRNTEASTSNGSHTHLGTTPSTDNADEFLARAQALGLRLSRTDYERTRAGVAAFLKAERLPPASPSTSSAETSTKRNVSNADVEHHRDVTPQLSRWLRTTSGQLSFFTAVVRPMHTQPTEEHRARVTLDEVGSAEEKRRRRIRRRRMLEKQMLLESGHEAQSRATSPPLSTAEPSSPIRLSRDNSVVAESHGLESPLSISTAHAPIHDEPSQLGSPPTSPDIKMLNRMARVDPAGKLWLAPSSSIQDDVHGLSSETSFTPGLDEHTPGMDEGDNTSSDALNGWGPRPFTRASSGATDQLNACMKSMSLLDRIMMSKTSPRRMRREAKARERSRTEDADVADSSTISLVPSQDNAMPDTSMSSWADISSDYTTDPDKLSVSGSGESSTPETKTTQILTQSLSSTPAPAHRRSHSRHTSLSSLRRVHAVSTPLQEHQRPSDDISPDILPFTTLTPTSRFDPNTQITPMRYSPSMGVDYSYSRSTFAFSPNLITPWTHQGRLMSNAGLSNVPSSPFVAGEWASGHHMASSTGTIRGGVSNFAFSSTPLSHLPPNDPDLSAPFISSPSRLQCIESFPGRSPQGRDMDMSPTKRPLVTSPLANKSQSKPTSYSTMDRPSPVSTLMPSTTPSFSPVWRQISSLESRTPQRRTDTISPADIFGVSATQAHLSASASGVSPHAESAELPDAMPPVSSFNTPIPAPRQLVESPKSTDDDSEHPSAPSATVSMTNNSSPESRSWQQNSSRSRSSRRKNGVSRNPSTALAKTPAYGDDVFAKESFSMSPIKPAFKDVCNEMMASSDSGQTEWDQPDGSRIVKLVSEELQAALNSGTLDHEPEPRYFRLPPGHGSSKSKPSSVSYAGLIGQAILASSDGRLSLAEIYSWISSVYPYYERGDRGWQNSIRHNLSLNKSFVKLERESSIPGKGGWWAIQPGHESRFQNGLYLPNGGRIDAPMSRSIRSASVAPSNPFSDDRARRKRTPLTPSQTNTASHRNSDTKDTMHPSSAKRTKTLRPIKFMQVHPSPLVHPPTSDGISSPSILASPSHDSKTDMDSFDTSTSRSVLATPGNGINAAPISAVTNAYRMSPSMQVRDSPSSARALLEGSNAPSNDLYPSAYPNMADYGSGGMMYLNRDIPYHDYGIQMTSSPHKHIAMHSSVMPQTSHQVACIPVHNMPMPFPHLQAHVPLVPAEYTRFTTEQNASVSWPDPMRVSGYKQDAPW, encoded by the coding sequence ATGACGGTCGCTCGCGACCTACACCAACACGAGCATGATCAATCACCACTGACACGCACGGACGTTCACATGTCTCTTGGTGCGGATGAGCATGTTGGGAGCCGGAACACGGAGGCATCTACATCCAACGGGTCTCATACGCACCTCGGCACCACCCCGTCCACTGACAATGCAGACGAGTTCCTTGCGCGCGCTCAAGCTCTGGGCTTACGTCTTAGCCGTACAGACTACGAACGTACGCGTGCAGGCGTCGCGGCCTTCCTCAAGGCAGAGCGTTTACCACCTGCTTCACCATCTACATCATCGGCAGAGACGTCCACTAAGCGAAACGTCTCAAATGCTGATGTTGAACATCACCGAGATGTCACGCCACAACTTTCTCGATGGCTTCGTACGACGAGCGGCCAGCTGAGTTTCTTTACCGCTGTCGTACGTCCCATGCACACACAACCGACAGAAGAGCACCGCGCACGTGTGACTCTGGACGAGGTGGGCAGCGCCGAAGAGAAACGGCGTCGCCGCATTCGCCGACGACGCATGCTTGAGAAGCAAATGCTGCTCGAAAGTGGCCATGAGGCTCAAAGTAGGGCAACATCACCGCCTCTCTCTACAGCTGAGCCAAGTTCACCAATACGCCTCTCCCGCGATAACTCTGTTGTGGCCGAAAGCCATGGCCTAGAATCGCCTCTCTCCATTTCCACAGCCCATGCTCCGATTCATGATGAGCCCTCGCAGCTTGGATCACCCCCCACAAGCCCAGATATCAAAATGCTGAATCGCATGGCACGTGTAGATCCAGCTGGTAAATTGTGGCTCGCACCTTCCTCGTCTATTCAAGACGACGTTCACGGATTATCGAGCGAGACTTCCTTTACGCCAGGGTTAGATGAACACACTCCCGGGATGGACGAGGGAGACAATACCTCATCAGACGCATTAAACGGATGGGGTCCGCGTCCTTTCACACGCGCATCTTCAGGCGCAACAGATCAACTTAATGCATGCATGAAAAGCATGAGCCTCCTGGATCGCATAATGATGAGCAAAACCAGTCCGCGTCGAATGCGGCGTGAAGCCAAGGCGCGTGAGCGCTCACGAACTGAGGATGCAGATGTAGCAGATTCTTCTACCATCTCGCTTGTGCCTTCTCAGGATAATGCCATGCCTGacacgagcatgtcgagcTGGGCTGACATATCGTCTGATTACACCACGGATCCTGACAAGCTCTCTGTTTCGGGATCTGGTGAATCTTCAACGCCAGAAACGAAGACGACCCAAATACTCACGCAATCATTGTCCTCGACTCCAGCCCCTGCGCATCGGCGTTCTCACAGCCGCCACACTAGTCTTTCGTCGCTTCGTCGCGTGCACGCTGTGTCAACACCGCTCCAGGAACATCAGCGCCCGAGTGATGATATTTCGCCCGACATTCTGCCTTTTACAACTTTGACGCCTACTTCTCGTTTTGATCCCAACACACAAATCACCCCGATGCGATACTCTCCCAGCATGGGTGTAGATTATTCATATTCTCGTTCCACGTTCGCGTTTTCCCCAAATCTCATTACACCTTGGACGCATCAAGGTCGATTGATGTCTAATGCAGGACTTTCGAATGTGCCTAGCTCGCCCTTTGTGGCTGGTGAATGGGCATCGGGTCATCATATGGCGTCATCGACAGGGACCATCCGTGGTGGGGTAAGCAATTTTGCTTTTTCATCAACGCCGCTGTCACATCTTCCCCCCAATGACCCAGATCTCAGTGCGCCGTTCATTtcgtcgccatcgcgcCTTCAGTGCATTGAATCATTCCCGGGGCGCTCACCTCAGGGTCGAGATATGGACATGTCGCCCACGAAGCGCCCACTTGTGACAAGTCCCTTGGCCAATAAGAGCCAATCAAAACCTACGTCATATTCTACTATGGACCGACCAAGCCCGGTATCAACGTTGATGCCTTCCACCACGCCCAGCTTTTCGCCCGTCTGGAGGCAAATATCATCTCTTGAGTCGCGTACACCTCAACGTCGAACGGATACTATTAGTCCTGCAGATATTTTCGGTGTTTCGGCTACCCAGGCTCATTTATCAGCATCTGCTTCTGGTGTTTCACCGCACGCAGAGTCTGCTGAATTGCCtgacgccatgccgcctgTGTCGTCGTTCAACACTCCAATaccggcgcctcggcaaCTCGTGGAGTCACCAAAAAGCACCGACGATGATTCAGAGCACCCGAGTGCTCCATCTGCCACAGTGAGCATGACGAATAATTCTTCACCCGAGTCGCGTTCATGGCAACAAAACTCGTCACGATCCCGCTCTTCGAGGCGAAAGAATGGCGTATCTCGCAATCCTTCTACCGCTTTGGCCAAGACACCCGCATACGGTGATGATGTATTTGCCAAAGAATCATTTTCGATGTCACCTATTAAGCCAGCATTCAAGGATGTGTGCAATGAAATGATGGCGTCATCTGATTCTGGACAGACGGAGTGGGATCAACCTGATGGGAGTCGTATTGTCAAGTTGGTGTCAGAAGAGCTTCAGGCAGCATTGAATTCCGGCACATTGGACCACGAACCCGAACCAAGATACTTTCGCCTGCCTCCCGGACATGGATCCAGTAAGTCTAAGCCTTCATCCGTGTCCTATGCTGGACTTATTGGTCAGGCCATACTAGCGTCCTCGGATGGACGGCTTAGTTTGGCGGAAATTTACTCGTGGATCAGCTCTGTGTACCCATACTATGAGCGTGGCGACCGTGGCTGGCAGAATAGTATTCGTCACAACCTGAGTCTCAACAAGAGTTTTGTCAAACTGGAACGCGAATCGTCTATCCCGGGCAAAGGCGGGTGGTGGGCCATTCAGCCAGGTCACGAATCGCGCTTCCAAAACGGCCTCTACCTTCCCAATGGCGGTCGAATAGATGCCCCAATGTCGCGTTCAATACGTTCTGCTTCTGTTGCGCCTTCGAATCCCTTTTCTGATGATCGTGCAAGGAGGAAGCGGACGCCGCTGACGCCTAGTCAAACAAACACGGCCTCTCACCGGAATTCTGATACCAAGGATACGATGCATCCTTCTTCGGCCAAGAGAACCAAAACATTACGCCCCATAAAGTTTATGCAGGTGCACCCTTCACCGCTTGTACATCCGCCCACTTCAGACGGAATCAGCAGTCCATCCATTCTCGCGAGTCCATCTCATGACAGCAAAACCGACATGGACAGCTTTGATACGTCGACATCTCGTTCAGTGCTGGCCACACCCGGCAATGGCATAAATGCTGCACCAATCTCAGCCGTGACGAATGCATACCGCATGAGCCCATCTATGCAAGTACGAGACTCGCCCTCATCTGCGCGCGCTTTACTTGAAGGGTCCAATGCCCCATCTAATGACTTGTATCCGAGTGCATATCCCAATATGGCTGATTATGGCTCGGGGGGCATGATGTATCTGAACCGTGACATACCTTACCATGACTATGGCATACAAATGACGTCGTCACCTCACAAGCATATCGCCATGCATTCTTCAGTGATGCCTCAGACATCGCATCAAGTTGCTTGCATTCCTGTGCATAACATGCCCATGCCATTTCCGCACTTACAAGCACATGTACCACTTGTGCCTGCGGAATACACACGCTTCACAACAGAGCAGAATGCCTCCGTGTCGTGGCCAGATCCCATGCGTGTCAGTGGTTACAAGCAAGATGCTCCTTGGTAA